The following coding sequences are from one Sciurus carolinensis chromosome 11, mSciCar1.2, whole genome shotgun sequence window:
- the Myrf gene encoding LOW QUALITY PROTEIN: myelin regulatory factor (The sequence of the model RefSeq protein was modified relative to this genomic sequence to represent the inferred CDS: substituted 1 base at 1 genomic stop codon), translating to MEVVDETEALQRFFEGHDINGALEPSNIDTSILEEYIGKEDSSDLCFPDISAPASAASFPHGQPAIPGSSGVHHLSSPGGGPSPVRHGPLPPPSYSAPLNCNNNNGMGAAPKPFLGGSGPPIKAEPKAPYAPGTLPDSPPDSGSEAYSPQQVNDPHLLRTITPETLCHVGVPSRLEHPPPPPAHLPGPPPPPPPPPHYPVLQRDLYMKAEPPLPPYAAMGPGLVPADLHHAQQSQMLQHLLQQHGAEXGGGPAPTHPSKKRKHSESPPNTLNAQMLNGMIKQEPGTVTALPPHPARAPSPPWPAQGPLSPGPGSLPLSIARVQTPPWHPPGAPSPGLLQDNDSLSGSYLDPNYQSIKWQPHQQNKWATLYDANYKELPMLTYRVDADKGFNFSVGDDAFVCQKKNHFQVTVYIGMLGEPKYVKTPEGLKPLDCFHLKLHGVKLEALNQSINIEQSQSDRSKRPFNPVTVNLPPEQVTKVTVGRLHFSETTANNMRKKGKPNPDQRYFMLVVALQAHAQNQNYTLAAQISERIIVRASNPGQFESDSDVLWQRAQVPDTVFHHGRVGINTDRPDEALVVHGNVKVMGSLMHPSDLRAKEHVQEVDTTEQLKRISRMRLVHYRYKPEFAASAGIEATAPETGVIAQEVKEILPEAVRDTGDMVFANGKTIENFLVVNKERIFMENVGAVKELCKLTDNLETRIDELERWSHKLATLRRLDSLKSTGSSGAFSHAGSQFSRAGSVPHKKRPPKVASKPSVVPDQACISQRFLQGTIIALVVVMAFSVVSMSTLYVLSLRTEEDLVDTDGSFAVSTSCLLALLRPQHPGGSEAMCPWSSQSFGTTQLRQSPVTTGSPGTQPSLLLVTTSLISSAPGPAVRMLDLCFSHRCPVVCCSSPTRNPASDPSLDSSVKPGHSPTPSPSPSSSTNHSGPSQMAQLPVTNIRAKSWGISANGIGHFRHPKGMEPVASPAVPFPGGQGKAKNSPSLGLHGRARRGAPQTSLGPAQPTQAQSQPEASLLADPVPSLTSVQVLETSMPITPQYCAPEGACRPGNFTYHIPVSSSTPLHLSLTLQMNSSSPVSVVLCSLTSKEKPCEEGSFPQALPTHRDTQGTSHQWPVTILSFREFTYHFRVALLGQASCSSEALIQPATDYYFHFYRLCD from the exons GCCACGACATCAATGGCGCCCTGGAGCCCTCCAACATAGACACCAGCATCCTGGAGGAGTACATCGGCAAGGAGGACTCCTCCGACCT CTGCTTCCCCGACATCTCTGCTCCAGCCAGCGCGGCCTCCTTCCCCCACGGGCAGCCTGCAATCCCTGGCTCCAGTGGGGTCCACCACCTGAGCTCCCCTGGGGGTGGACCCTCCCCGGTGCGCCACGGTCCCCTCCCGCCCCCGAGCTACAGTGCCCCACTcaactgcaacaacaacaacggCATGGGCGCCGCGCCGAAGCCCTTCCTGGGGGGCTCGGGGCCCCCCATCAAAGCCGAGCCCAAGGCTCCCTATGCCCCAGG CACACTGCCAGACTCCCCCCCGGACTCGGGCTCCGAGGCCTACTCCCCGCAGCAGGTGAATG ACCCCCATCTCCTCCGCACCATAACCCCTGAGACCCTGTGCCATGTGGGGGTGCCCTCCCGCCTGGAGCACCCGCCTCCACCGCCAGCCCACCTGCCAGGccccccgccgcccccgccgcccccgccTCACTACCCTGTCCTGCAGCGGGACCTGTACATGAAGGCCGAGCCCCCGCTCCCGCCGTATGCTGCCATGGGGCCGGGTCTGGTGCCCGCAGATCTCCACCACGCCCAGCAGTCTCAGATGCTGCAGCACTTGCTGCAGCAACACGGAGCTGAGTAAGGCGGGGGGCCC gctCCCACACACCCCTCCAAGAAGAGGAAGCACTCAGAATCGCCCCCCAACACCCTCAATGCCCAGATGCTGAACGGGATGATCAAACAGGAGCCTGGGACCGTGACGGCCCTGCCCCCGCACCCTGCTCgagccccttccccaccctggCCTGCCCAGGGTCCACTCTCGCCCGGCCCCGGCTCCTTGCCGCTCAGCATCGCTCGGGTCCAGACACCACCGTGGCACCCGCCAGGTGCGCCCTCACCAG GTCTCCTGCAGGACAATGATAGTCTCAGTGGCTCCTACCTGGACCCCAACTACCAGTCCATCAAGTGGCAGCCCCATCAGCAGAACAAGTGGGCCACGCTGTATGATGCCAACTACAAGGAGCT GCCTATGCTCACCTACCGTGTGGACGCTGACAAAGGCTTCAACTTTTCGGTGGGTGACGACGCCTTCGTGTGCCAGAAGAAGAACCACTTCCAGGTGACGGTGTACATCGGCATGCTGGGGGAGCCCAAGTATGTCAAGACGCCCGAAGGCCTCAAGCCCCTAGACTGCTTCCACCTGAAGCTGCATGGCGTGAAG TTGGAGGCCTTGAACCAGTCCATCAACATTGAGCAGTCGCAGTCAGACCGAAGCAAGAGGCCCTTCAACCCCGTCAC GGTCAATCTGCCTCCTGAGCAGGTCACAAAGGTGACCGTGGGACGACTGCACTTCAGCGAGACCACTGCCAACAACATGCGCAAGAAGGGCAAGCCCAACCCTGACCAGAG GTACTTCATGCTGGTAGTGGCCCTTCAGGCTCACGCGCAGAACCAGAACTACACCCTGGCTGCCCAGATCTCAGAGCGCATCATCGTGAGG GCCTCCAACCCAGGTCAGTTTGAGAGCGACAGCGACGTGCTGTGGCAGCGGGCGCAGGTGCCTGACACCGTTTTCCATCATGGCCGTGTGGGCATCAACACCGACAGGCCCGACGAGGCACTGGTTGTGCATGGCAACGTTAAGGTCATGGGCTCGCTCATGCACCCCTCGGACTTGCGGGCCAAGGAGCACGTGCAGGAG GTGGACACCACCGAGCAGCTGAAGAGGATCTCGCGCATGCGGCTTGTGCACTACAGATACAAGCCCGAGTTCGCAGCCAGCGCAGGCATCGAGGCCACCGCGCCAGAGACCG GTGTCATCGCCCAGGAGGTGAAGGAGATCCTGCCCGAGGCTGTGAGGGACACAGGAGACATGGTCTTTGCCAATGGGAAGACCATAGAGAACTTCCTGGTGGTGAACAAG GAGCGCATCTTCATGGAGAACGTGGGTGCTGTGAAGGAGCTGTGCAAGCTGACGGACAACCTGGAGACCCGCATCGATGAGCTGGAGCGCTGGAGCCACAAGCTGGCCACACTGCGGCGTCTCGACAGCCTCAAGTCCACTGGCAGCTCGGGCGCCTTCAG TCACGCAGGGAGCCAGTTTAGCCGGGCAGGCAGTGTCCCTCACAAGAAGAGGCCCCCCAAGGTGGCCAGCAAG CCGTCAGTGGTGCCGGACCAGGCCTGCATCAGCCAGCGCTTCCTGCAGGGAACCATCATTGCCCTGGTGGTGGTCATGGCCTTCAG CGTGGTGTCCATGTCCACACTGTATGTGCTGAGCCTGCGCACCGAGGAGGACCTGGTGGATACTGATGG CTCTTTTGCCGTGTCCACCTCCTGTCTCCTGGCCCTGCTCCGGCCCCAGCACCCTGGGGGGAGTGAGGCCATGTGCCCATG GTCCAGCCAGAGTTTTGGAACCACTCAGCTCCGACAGTCCCCTGTGACCACCGGGTCACCAGGCACACAGCCCTCTTTGCTGCTGG TTACCACCAGCCTGATCAGCTCCGCCCCAGGTCCAGCTGTCCGCATGTTGGACCTGTGCTTCAGCCACCGCTGCCCTGTAGTCTGCTGCTCCTCACCCACCCGCAACCCTGCCTCGGATCCTAGTCTTGACTCCAGTGTTAAACCTGGCCATagtcccacccccagccccagccccagttccaGCACTAACCACTCAG GCCCCAGCCAGATGGCCCAGCTGCCAGTTACCAACATCAGAGCCAAGTCCTGGGGTATTTCAGCCAATGGCATTGGCCACTTCAGACATCCCAAGGGCATGGAGCCTGTGGCCAGCCCTGCAGTTCCCTTCCCTGGTGGGCAGGGTAAGGCCAAGAACAGCCCCAGCCTTGGACTCCATGGCCGGGCCCGGCGAGGAGCCCCCCAGACCAGCCTGGGTCCTGCTCAGCCtactcaggcccagagccagccAG AGGCCTCTCTGCTCGCGGACCCCGTGCCCTCCCTGACCTCCGTCCAGGTGCTGGAGACCTCAATGCCCATCACCCCCCAGTACTGCGCTCCCGAGGGTGCCTGCAG GCCTGGCAACTTCACCTACCACATTCCCGTCAGCAGCAGCACCCCGCTGCACCTCAGCCTGACCCTGCAGATGAA ctcctcctcccctgTGTCGGTGGTGCTGTGCAGCCTGACGTCAAAGGAGAAGCCATGCGAGGAGGGGTCGTTCCCGCAGGCTCTCCCCACCCATCGGGACACCCAG GGCACCTCTCACCAGTGGCCAGTAACCATCCTATCCTTCCGCGAATTCACCTACCATTTCCGGGTGGCACTGCTG GGTCAGGCCAGCTGCAGCTCGGAGGCCCTCATCCAGCCAGCCACAGACTACTACTTCCACTTCTACCGCCTCTGTGACTGA